TTTGACGTTCTGCACAGccctgcttcaagtcgaacacacctaataaCTACAGCGCAGTGGTTTGCCCGCTCAAGTTACTGCCGTTCGTTACTACAGCCTAGAGGTTGCTATCTAGCTATGCCTTCGTCATGTAAATGCATAATACCTGGTTccaataatttacaaaacagCTCGGTCTCATTTAAATAAGCTTCAGAGTAAGACTGTTGAGACAGACGGCAGCTTTTCTGTgagtgggcgtggtttcagcgccGACAGTGGACACGCCCCCAGCATTTGAGAGCAGAGAACACTGcttattttttcaagattttgatagcttattttattcacttgccattttttttatcattcaaatttggctgggaggttaataacacatttttctgcgGTATGATAAACTTAGaacacattatattatatttaggggtgtcaacgttaacgcatgcgattaatctaatctaaaaagttttaacgcgttaatatttttttaacgcaaattaatcgtttgataaagtttgaccccaacttcttgccgtcattgcagcgcggaaggttatctatcattgtgtgatgagggtacagcgaaccagtgttgccatggtagcggcacaagtgggctattttgaaaatacagtcacgggaaaaattacagagccgtgggttgcgtttttttgggctacttttataatgttccaCGACCGCCcaaatagacaaataaaaattgaaatagatacttttactaatgtgtattatacttggaatgtatacctggcaatttaagaacggagaggtggttgtaacatcacaaacaacgtgagtttcagccagagcacacatgttaaggcttttacacagcagaaataaacatgacaacagccactatagattatataagataataaacacatgattacgataggatatttgtatgtgattttcttgagagaATGTGTATGtatgaaatgctaatttgtgcagcgatataaaaggctataaatagcatattttaacaacagtaaatgaccaaattccacatgtgatcgcaaaaggaagttattacaaacactcgatggtggtttgaagtgagttctgagtaaaagtgtactattaatctcgtaaattgtcttatgaagcttgatgctaatattagctctcttgcacctgcagaacaggtccaattcttcttcataatgcattttgtcataatactttaTGTAAGGttgcaagaaaatattttattgtatttatttagaaatacttttgataatagttgagtaaatgtatactgggattgacaGGTAAcgcacatttacaggtaaatcctagtattttaaatttgtgattaatcatgattaatcacagtctatgactgtgattaatgcgataaaaatttttaattgattgacagcactaattatattacataatattgaCTTTACACAGACTTTAAGATCAAccaagtgtactcaactgtgctattttggaaCACCATGAATATGAGCTGAAAtgcgcttttaacatactatctctgtatttgaaaaatttatttagtcaccacttgtagtacacttgagtgtactagtgtatgaaagtgAAGTGATGTGTGGCTAAGTacggtgacccatactcggaatttgtgctctgcatttaacccatccaagtgcacacacacccggagcagtgggcagccaatgctgcagcGCCTGGGGAGCAGTTCGGGGTTCGTGCcatgctcaagggtctcacctcagtcgtggtattgagggtgcagagagcactggttattcactccccccaccgacAATTCCTGCTGGACCTAAGACTCGAACCCGCAACCCCCATTTTGCCCTTTTTTCTTAAAAGATGTGTTCAAGTTTACTACAAgtggtaaataaatatatatttttttaaatacagaaatacagtagtatgttaaaagcgcattttagtttatattcatggtgtcccaaaatcGCACAGTTGAGTTGGTTGATCTTAAGTTtgtcttaagaagtactaaataatcatttaaattcttaaacagcactgattggtcattgtgttCACATGCTCAACAGATATGACTGTGATTTTCTACAATGATCATCGCTGAGCgctcacacagaaacacaagAGTGTTTGAAAGCCGTGTCTATCAGCGGATCTGTCTTTAAAATTTCAGAATGGTATCGCGgtcggtacttttgacaacactacacTGTAGGTACATTTTGGGATTTTACTTTGTTTGGTCATATCCTGTCACAGAGACCGCTGAGTGTGCCTTTTAGCCTATATGGTTTCATGGTGCTTGCTCGttgttgtattttaaaacacaatccaaatgatcgccatttaaaataaaatgacctcAAATGTAAGTACGGTGCGTGGGGCTGTGCCGCACGGTCAGTAAACCGCTTCCAGTGCTGCGGCAAAACACACAGTTGCTcacatgaaatatttttatgtgaGTACTATGACACAAGTGAGGTAATAAAGCTTTGTTTATAAGCAAAATAATGGGTTGGCAGGCAAATGTTTCATTGCGACCATGCTTTTGGATTTATGCTGTTCGAGCGCATACATTAAAGCCAGTGACAGTTACAGGCTGACGGTGAGTGACGTACTGCTTCCTCACTCTCGCCCACGATGCCCCCCTTTGCCAGCAGCCAAGAAGTTGTGGTTGGGAGACTCATTGCCTCTCCACGCATCTCTGGCCAGTCCCTCCGGGGACAGGCCGTTCTTTCGGTTTGCGTTCGAGGGTCctccccttcgggctgtccctgtccGGACGGTGGTACCACTGAAACattttcagaggctcctggggcatatggcatccgcaACCGTAGTCACGCCGCTCGtattgcttcatatgagaccacttcagcactgGCTACACTCCCAGGTCCTGAGGTGGGAATGGCGCTGCGGTACACATCGGGTGTGTCGCCCGATGTGTCGCCGCTTATTCAGCCCCTGGTCGGACATTGCCTTCCTATGGGCCGGGGTGCCCTTAGGACAAGTGTCACGGCATTGTCACGACGGATGCCTCCAGTACGGGCTGGGGCACTACATGCTACGGGCAGGCAGCCTCGGGGCTCTGGACAGGGCCTCGACTgctttggcacatcaactgcctagagCTGTTGGCAGTGCACCTGGCCTTGCGGCAGTTCTGGCCCCTGCTGCAAGGCAAGCACATGTTGGTCCACATGGACAACACTGCGGCTGTTTCGTACATCAACCGGCAGGGAGGTCTACAGTCACGCCGCATGTCACAGCTCGCCCGCCATCTGCTCCTCAGGAGTGAGACGCGGCTCAAATCGCTGCGCGCCGTCCACATTTCAGGGGAGCTCAATCATGCAGCCGACACGCTCTCACGACAGCTTACGTTCGGAGAATGGCGACTCCATCCCAAGACGATCTGGCTGATCTGGAGTCGATTTGGGGAAGCTCAGGTTGACCTGTTTGCTTCCCGCGAGTCCTCCCATTGCCAGCTGTATTACTCCCTGACCGAGGCCCCCCTTGGCACGGACGCGCTGGCACACAACTGGCCTCGGGCTCTACGcaagtatgcgtttcccccagtgagcctcctcgcacagacactgtgtagaatatggtcatgcagaatatgtgctttatatgtactaataaacagccaatatgtcaATAAttggcatgctaataagcaacaagTAAATAgagagaattggtccctatacttaAGGCCCTCATCCACACGAAGCCAGTGCTTTCCCTATCCAATCTTTTCTTTTCCTTGTTCTTCAGTAAACACGGCATCATCTCAATAAATGTCTGTATACACATAAAACCTCTCAAACCGATTCAAAACAATTTAGTATACATGCCAGACCAGTATGCTGTAATTCTGTAATTAAACATTGCACACTGTATACAAACCCAACACAACAACAAGAAAAGCTAGTAAAGTTAGTAAAGCTAATAGGCTCCGCAGCACAAACACAAGCATGTAGTCCGCCGCGGTTTCAGGCTCCCAAAACACCAGATTCGTCTGGAAGAATCGCCGATATGACACAAAACTTTTACGTATACATCTAAACGCATGTACGGGgcctaaagtgttacccagtgTTTTTCTAACATTGTTAGACCAGGGATGTCAAATTCATTTGCAGAGTTTAGCACCAACTCTACTTGAACACACCTGAATCAAGGTCTTCATTACTTAAAAACTAAAGATAGGTGTGTATGAGCTGGTtggatctaaactctgcaggactgtgaCCCTCCACAagctgagtttgacacccctgtttTAGACATAAATTGCAGATTTAGGCCATTGTTGCTTTCTGTTCTACTGTTGTTTTTATACAGggattaatttgtatttgtctCTTTTTGCCCCTAGACCTGATGCTGTTGAAAGAGGAAAGTGAAGAACCGAATGAAATACAAGATAAAGATCAGTATAAGAAACATAATGATTTCATAACTGGACAAAAGTCATTTAGTTGTTCACAGATTGAAAAGACTTGCTCACAGAAAAGAGCTCATAAGACTGGAACTAGAAGTCATTTCACTTGCAAACAGTGTGGAATAAGTTTTGATCAACGAGGAAACCTTGAAGTCCACATGAGgattcacaccggagagaagccttacacctGCAATCTGTGTGGAAACAGTTTCAATCGAAAATCAAGCCTTAATAGGCACgcgagaattcacactggagagaaaccttttaCCTGCAAACTGTGTGGAAATAGTTTCATTCGAAAGGAAAGCCTTAAAagccacatgagaattcacactggagagcaGGCTTACACCTGCCCTCATTGTGAAAGGGGTTTTACACATAAACAAACTCTTATTGCCCACATGAGAATTCAttctggagagaagcctttcacctgccaacagtgtggaaagagtttcactcaAAAAGGAAACCTTAACGTCCACATGATGATTCACATTAGAGAGAAGCCTTTTatctgccaacagtgtggaaagagttttactcaacaaggacaccttaacgtccacatgaggattcacactggagagaagcctttcacctgccaacaaTGTGGAAAACATTTCATTGAACACAGAAACCTTAAAGTCCACATGAGGactcacactggagaaaagcctttcacctgccaacaaTGCGGAAAACGTTTCAATGTAAAAGGAACCCTTAAAAGCCACATGAGTGTCCACACTGGTGAGAAGCCTTACAaatgccctcagtgtggaatCGGTTTCACTCAGCAAGGAAGCTTTAACaggcacatgagaattcacaccaGAGAGAAGCCATACACCTGTGAACTGtgcggaaagagtttcacaaCAAAAGTAAATCTTAACAATCACATGAACAGTCACACTGATGAGAAGACATTTATGTGATCAAGAAAGAGCTTCAGACAAAAAGTAACCCTTAATAAGCACGCAAGGACACGAAAAACAAAGCACAGCCTTAAGGTTAGCCTGGAGAACAGCCTTTCACATATCAAAAAGACCTGAAACATCAATctgaaaaaattaaacaaaactgtCAATGAGTGAAAATCGTGAATAAAATTGTGCAGTGTGAACCGAGCATTAGCTATTGTGTGTCTTCcttatcatttttttatatgtgTCTATGAAACCATGTTGTTACACATTCAGAATGAAGCCTGGCATTGTATCACTCTAATGATCATGGACTTTCCAGGAAAAGTTGCCATTTTGATGGCAGCATCTATCTCTGTACAATCCCAATATAAACCTCTGCCTCAATGGTACCTCACACATATGCAAGTCGTCCATCGCGTAGCATACCAGAGATTCAAGTTGCCTTTCTTGATGCAGTGGCGGACTATAGTATTCTAAAGTACTCCCAAGCCCATGTTTAGGATATTTGGCATCATGGCTATAATTAACACAGTAGCATGAAGTTTCTCATGCAGTACTTTCTCAGGGCTCAAGGTTACACACATTCAACAAAGGTTCCctgcctttatttattttagtatggTATTAAAATTTTCTCATTAAGTCACCAAGTTGTGGGCCACGACCCATCTTTGCTTGCAAAGACTGAGACTGTGGTGGATGGCTGTTCTGTTCCCTTATCGAGTCGGTCTCGGAAACTCCTTTTCCTCGAAATGCTGAAGCCTGATTGAATCACTC
The sequence above is drawn from the Onychostoma macrolepis isolate SWU-2019 chromosome 04, ASM1243209v1, whole genome shotgun sequence genome and encodes:
- the LOC131538953 gene encoding gastrula zinc finger protein XlCGF8.2DB-like isoform X4, whose protein sequence is MAFIKEESEDLRIEEAFTVKQEDTEEQTDLMLLKEESEEPNEIQDKDQYKKHNDFITGQKSFSCSQIEKTCSQKRAHKTGTRSHFTCKQCGISFDQRGNLEVHMRIHTGEKPYTCNLCGNSFNRKSSLNRHARIHTGEKPFTCKLCGNSFIRKESLKSHMRIHTGEQAYTCPHCERGFTHKQTLIAHMRIHSGEKPFTCQQCGKSFTQKGNLNVHMMIHIREKPFICQQCGKSFTQQGHLNVHMRIHTGEKPFTCQQCGKHFIEHRNLKVHMRTHTGEKPFTCQQCGKRFNVKGTLKSHMSVHTGEKPYKCPQCGIGFTQQGSFNRHMRIHTREKPYTCELCGKSFTTKVNLNNHMNSHTDEKTFM